From the genome of Phoenix dactylifera cultivar Barhee BC4 unplaced genomic scaffold, palm_55x_up_171113_PBpolish2nd_filt_p 000591F, whole genome shotgun sequence, one region includes:
- the LOC103723190 gene encoding uncharacterized protein LOC103723190, whose amino-acid sequence MGSLMSGWDSPFLDPDTVRLERNKSLTKEEIEIFWKLHKKAEEEEGENFQNASRSPKQSSQEMDAIRLKNFALRHQIGKRTSDNTNELDAKPDKSGDWWTRSNWAFLNEPPLDEMDDSAHKYTAQFHVATLATKGA is encoded by the exons ATGGGTTCCCTCATGTCGGGCTGGGACTCACCTTTTCTGGACCCAGATACAG TTAGATTGGAAAGGAATAAATCGCTAACAAAAGAAGAGATCGAGATCTTCTGGAAGTTGCACAAGAaagccgaagaagaggaaggggaaaaCTTCCAAAATGCCTCCCGTTCCCCGAAACAGTCGTCTCAG GAAATGGATGCGATCAGGCTGAAGAATTTTGCCTTACGGCATCAgatcgggaagaggacaagtgATAACACTAATGAATTGGACGCCAAACCAGACAAGAGTGGTGACTG GTGGACCAGGAGCAATTGGGCTTTTCTCAACGAGCCTCCGCTTGACGAGATGGACGACTCGGCTCACAAGTACACCGCACAGTTCCATGTTGCGACACTCGCCACCAAAGGAGCATGA